In one window of Pseudomonas sp. IAC-BECa141 DNA:
- the ssuD gene encoding FMNH2-dependent alkanesulfonate monooxygenase: MSLNIFWFLPTHGDGHYLGTAEGARAVDHGYLQQVAQAADRLGFGGVLIPTGRSCEDSWLVAASLIPVTQRLKFLVALRPGIISPTVAARQAATLDRLSGGRALFNLVTGGDPEELAGDGLFLDHEARYQASVEFTRIWRRVLEGETVDYDGEHISVKGAKLLYPPIQQPRPPLYFGGSSEAAQDLAAEQVEMVLTWGEPPAAVAEKIEQVRAKAAKLGRTVRFGIRLHVIVRETNAEAWQAADRLISHLDDDTIKRAQASLARFDSVGQQRMAALHGGSRDNLEVSPNLWAGVGLVRGGAGTALVGDGPTVAARVKEYADLGIDTFIFSGYPHLEESYRVAELLFPHLDVERPELPKSAGYVSPFGEMVANDILPKAASQS; encoded by the coding sequence ATGAGCCTCAACATCTTCTGGTTCCTGCCGACCCACGGCGACGGCCATTACCTTGGCACCGCCGAAGGCGCCCGCGCCGTCGACCACGGTTATCTGCAACAGGTCGCGCAAGCGGCGGATCGACTGGGTTTCGGCGGCGTGCTGATTCCCACCGGCCGTTCCTGCGAGGACTCGTGGCTGGTGGCGGCCTCGCTGATCCCGGTGACCCAGCGTCTGAAATTCCTCGTCGCCCTACGCCCCGGGATCATTTCCCCGACGGTGGCGGCGCGTCAGGCCGCGACTCTGGATCGTCTGTCCGGCGGCCGTGCGCTGTTCAACCTGGTGACCGGTGGCGATCCGGAAGAGTTGGCGGGTGACGGTCTGTTCCTCGATCACGAAGCGCGCTATCAGGCCTCGGTTGAATTCACCCGGATCTGGCGCCGTGTGCTGGAGGGCGAAACCGTGGATTACGACGGCGAGCACATCAGCGTGAAGGGCGCCAAATTGCTCTATCCGCCGATCCAGCAACCGCGTCCGCCACTGTACTTTGGCGGCTCGTCGGAAGCCGCGCAGGATCTGGCCGCCGAACAAGTGGAAATGGTGCTGACCTGGGGCGAGCCGCCCGCGGCAGTCGCCGAGAAGATCGAACAGGTTCGCGCCAAGGCTGCCAAGCTCGGCCGCACCGTACGCTTCGGCATCCGTCTGCATGTGATCGTGCGGGAAACCAACGCCGAAGCCTGGCAAGCGGCGGATCGTCTGATTTCTCATCTGGACGACGACACCATCAAGCGTGCCCAGGCCTCGCTGGCGCGGTTCGATTCGGTCGGTCAGCAACGCATGGCCGCGCTGCACGGCGGCAGCCGCGACAACCTCGAAGTCAGCCCGAACCTGTGGGCCGGCGTCGGTCTGGTGCGCGGCGGTGCCGGTACGGCGCTGGTCGGCGACGGCCCGACCGTGGCGGCACGGGTGAAGGAATACGCGGATCTGGGCATCGATACCTTCATCTTCTCCGGTTATCCACACCTCGAAGAATCCTATCGCGTGGCCGAGCTGTTGTTTCCGCACCTCGACGTCGAGCGCCCGGAACTGCCGAAAAGCGCCGGTTACGTCAGCCCGTTCGGCGAGATGGTGGCCAACGACATTCTTCCCAAAGCCGCGTCCCAGAGCTGA
- a CDS encoding sulfonate ABC transporter substrate-binding protein → MRTVFLRRGLVALFAAAVSFGAITQAQAETLRIGYQKYGTLVLLKAKGTLEKRLAAQGVDVQWTEFPGGPQLLEGLNVGSIDFGVTGETPPVFAQAAGADLLYVAYEPPAPNSEAILVPKDSPIKSVADLKGKKVALNKGSNVHYLLVRALEDAGLKYTDIQTVFLPPADARAAFERGSVDAWVIWDPYQAAAEKQLQAHTLRDGKGIVDNHQFYLATKPYAQKNPEVIKTLVDEVRAVGEWSKANPQDVTQQVSPLLGLPADITLTSVKRQGYGALFLTPEVVAAQQKIADTFYQLKLIPKPLSIKDVIWTPPAAVAQSSATQAQ, encoded by the coding sequence ATGCGCACTGTATTTTTGCGTCGTGGTCTGGTCGCTCTGTTTGCTGCGGCTGTGTCCTTCGGCGCCATCACTCAAGCTCAAGCCGAGACGCTAAGAATCGGTTATCAGAAGTACGGCACCCTGGTGCTGCTCAAAGCCAAGGGCACCCTGGAAAAACGCCTCGCCGCCCAAGGCGTCGACGTGCAATGGACTGAATTCCCAGGCGGCCCGCAATTGCTGGAAGGCCTGAACGTCGGCTCGATCGACTTCGGTGTCACCGGCGAAACCCCGCCGGTCTTCGCCCAGGCAGCCGGTGCCGACCTGCTCTACGTGGCCTACGAGCCGCCAGCGCCGAACAGCGAAGCGATCCTCGTGCCGAAAGATTCACCGATCAAATCGGTGGCGGATCTCAAGGGCAAGAAAGTCGCCCTGAACAAAGGCTCCAACGTTCACTACCTGCTGGTGCGTGCGCTGGAAGACGCCGGCCTCAAGTACACCGACATTCAAACCGTATTCCTGCCGCCGGCCGATGCCCGCGCCGCGTTCGAACGTGGCAGCGTCGACGCCTGGGTCATCTGGGACCCCTACCAGGCTGCCGCCGAGAAACAGCTGCAAGCGCACACCCTGCGTGACGGCAAAGGCATCGTCGACAACCACCAGTTCTACCTGGCGACCAAACCCTATGCACAGAAAAATCCCGAGGTGATCAAGACCCTCGTGGACGAGGTGCGCGCCGTCGGCGAGTGGTCCAAAGCCAACCCGCAAGACGTCACCCAACAGGTGTCGCCGCTGCTCGGCCTGCCGGCAGACATCACCCTGACCTCGGTGAAACGCCAGGGCTACGGCGCGCTGTTCCTGACCCCGGAAGTGGTCGCCGCACAACAGAAAATCGCCGACACCTTCTACCAGCTCAAGCTGATTCCCAAGCCGCTGAGCATCAAGGACGTGATCTGGACCCCACCGGCCGCTGTGGCCCAAAGCTCGGCCACCCAGGCCCAGTAA
- the ssuE gene encoding NADPH-dependent FMN reductase yields MLVVSLGGSPSQRSRSGVLLERSQRWLQQQGVEVVSYQVRDFPAEDLLHARFDSPKVLHLLQQIENADGLLIATPVYKASFSGALKTVLDLLPERALNHKIVLPMATGGSIAHMLVVDYALKPVLSALKAQEMLQGIFAEDSQIAYGEGSAQAQLAPALEQRLHEALDQFVSAMARRPKPLEPGLLNERLLSARWSI; encoded by the coding sequence ATGCTGGTCGTCTCACTCGGTGGCAGTCCCAGTCAACGTTCCCGCTCCGGGGTGTTGCTGGAGCGCTCGCAACGCTGGTTGCAGCAGCAAGGGGTGGAAGTGGTGAGTTATCAGGTGCGGGACTTTCCGGCTGAAGACCTGCTCCACGCCCGCTTCGACAGCCCGAAGGTGCTCCACCTGCTGCAACAGATTGAAAACGCCGATGGCCTGCTGATCGCCACGCCGGTGTACAAGGCGTCGTTTTCCGGCGCTCTGAAGACCGTGCTGGATCTGCTGCCCGAACGTGCGCTGAACCACAAGATTGTTTTGCCGATGGCCACCGGCGGCAGCATCGCCCACATGCTGGTGGTCGATTACGCCCTCAAACCTGTGCTGTCGGCATTGAAAGCCCAGGAAATGCTGCAAGGTATTTTTGCCGAGGACAGCCAGATCGCCTACGGCGAGGGCAGTGCCCAGGCGCAGCTGGCACCGGCGCTGGAGCAGCGGTTGCATGAAGCGCTGGACCAGTTTGTCAGCGCCATGGCCCGTCGGCCGAAGCCACTGGAGCCGGGGTTGTTGAACGAACGTTTGTTGAGTGCTCGCTGGAGCATTTGA
- a CDS encoding peroxiredoxin — protein MSLRLGDIAPDFEQDSSAGKIRFHEWLGDSWGVLFSHPADFTPVCTTELGFTAKLKDEFSKRGVKAIALSVDPVDSHHKWIEDINETQNTIVNFPILADADRKVSDLYDLIHPNANDTLTVRSLFVIDPNKKIRLTITYPASTGRNFHEILRVIDSLQLTDNYKVATPANWQDGQDVVIVPSLKDEDEIRQRFPKGYRAVKPYLRLTPQPNK, from the coding sequence ATGAGCCTCAGACTTGGCGATATCGCCCCCGATTTCGAACAGGATTCCAGCGCCGGCAAGATTCGTTTCCATGAATGGCTGGGCGATAGCTGGGGCGTGCTGTTTTCTCACCCGGCGGACTTCACCCCGGTCTGCACCACCGAGTTGGGCTTCACTGCCAAGCTCAAGGATGAGTTCAGCAAACGTGGCGTGAAAGCCATTGCGCTGTCGGTCGATCCGGTGGATTCGCACCACAAGTGGATCGAAGACATCAACGAAACCCAGAACACCATCGTCAACTTCCCGATCCTGGCCGACGCCGATCGCAAGGTCTCCGATCTGTACGATCTGATCCATCCGAACGCCAACGACACCCTGACCGTGCGTTCGCTGTTCGTGATCGATCCGAACAAGAAGATCCGCCTGACCATCACCTACCCGGCGAGCACCGGGCGCAACTTCCACGAGATTCTGCGGGTGATCGATTCGCTGCAGCTCACCGACAACTACAAGGTGGCCACCCCGGCCAACTGGCAGGACGGGCAAGACGTGGTGATCGTGCCGTCGCTCAAGGACGAAGACGAAATCAGGCAACGCTTTCCGAAGGGCTACCGCGCGGTGAAACCGTATCTGCGCCTCACACCACAGCCGAACAAGTGA
- a CDS encoding OprD family porin, giving the protein MNKSTLALAVAVGVLAQQAGAAGFIEDSKATLGLRNFYINTDNRDGAAKTASGVQNKNEEWGQGFDLRFISGYTQGTVGFGIDAIGLLGVRLDSGGGTNGATGASYGGTVFPSKSNGEAVDNFSSLGLTAKAKISQTELKLGTLQPKNPVIVTNDGRLLPQTWQGGQITSGEIKDVTLVAGQIEAVKGRNSSNNENLSIGGANARVANSNKFYYAGGDYKITKDLTAQYYYGNLEDFYKQHFLGLVHNWAIGPGVLKSDFRYFHSSDDGANNNTAAYFGNGNYVGNVSGKGPIDNNLYSGLFLYTVEGHTFGGGYQVSNGSSDFPWLNQGDGSSNYTITDMQIQKFGRAGEKTWQARYSYDFAKVGLPGLTAGVVYLRGDDIDTVGSNRRENGTGASEWERDLTVGYVVPEGPLKNLGLMWKNATWRNDIPGQRDQDENRLIVSYSIPLL; this is encoded by the coding sequence ATGAACAAGTCCACCTTGGCCCTGGCCGTGGCCGTAGGGGTTTTGGCGCAGCAGGCAGGCGCCGCCGGTTTCATCGAAGACAGCAAGGCCACCCTGGGGCTGCGTAACTTCTATATCAACACTGACAACCGCGATGGCGCTGCCAAAACCGCCTCCGGCGTGCAGAACAAGAACGAAGAATGGGGCCAAGGCTTCGATCTGCGTTTCATCTCCGGTTACACCCAAGGCACCGTAGGCTTCGGTATTGATGCTATCGGCCTGCTGGGCGTTCGTCTGGATTCGGGCGGCGGCACTAACGGCGCCACTGGCGCTTCTTACGGCGGCACCGTGTTCCCAAGCAAGTCCAACGGTGAAGCGGTTGATAATTTCTCCAGCCTGGGCCTGACTGCCAAGGCCAAGATCTCCCAGACCGAACTGAAGCTGGGTACTCTGCAGCCGAAGAACCCGGTTATCGTGACCAACGATGGCCGTCTGCTGCCACAAACCTGGCAGGGCGGTCAGATCACTTCCGGCGAGATCAAGGACGTGACTTTGGTCGCTGGTCAAATCGAAGCTGTGAAAGGTCGTAACTCCAGCAACAACGAGAACCTGTCCATCGGCGGTGCGAATGCTCGCGTAGCCAACAGCAACAAGTTCTACTACGCCGGTGGTGACTACAAGATCACCAAAGACCTGACTGCCCAGTACTACTACGGCAACCTGGAAGACTTCTACAAGCAACACTTCCTGGGTCTGGTTCACAACTGGGCAATCGGCCCGGGCGTGCTGAAGTCTGACTTCCGTTACTTCCACAGCAGCGACGATGGCGCCAACAACAACACCGCGGCCTACTTCGGCAACGGTAATTATGTTGGCAACGTCAGCGGCAAAGGCCCGATCGACAACAACCTGTACAGCGGCCTGTTCCTGTACACCGTTGAGGGTCACACTTTTGGTGGCGGCTACCAGGTTTCCAACGGCAGCTCCGACTTCCCTTGGCTGAACCAGGGCGACGGTTCGTCGAACTACACCATCACCGACATGCAGATCCAGAAGTTCGGTCGTGCCGGCGAGAAAACCTGGCAAGCTCGCTACTCGTATGACTTCGCCAAAGTCGGCCTGCCAGGCCTGACTGCCGGTGTGGTTTACCTGCGCGGTGACGACATCGACACCGTAGGCTCCAACCGTCGGGAGAACGGTACCGGTGCTTCCGAGTGGGAACGCGACCTGACTGTTGGTTACGTGGTACCAGAAGGCCCGCTGAAAAACCTGGGTCTGATGTGGAAAAACGCTACCTGGCGCAACGACATTCCAGGTCAGCGTGACCAGGACGAAAACCGCCTGATCGTCAGCTACTCGATCCCGCTGCTGTAA
- a CDS encoding OprD family porin, with the protein MNKSTLAVAVAFGVLAQQAGAAGFIEDSKASLSSRTMYYNNDNRDGGADQKETAQGFKFDYLSGFTQGTVGFGLDVQAISGIHLDGGRGHHPDSNTFSPSDSDGSATHSWSRIAGNVKARLSKTEAHLGGALQPNLPILVANDSRLLPQTFEGGTVTSKEIDNVTFNAGQLEHAVGRASTNSTGLAVAGGTQDSNQFRYAGADWKVTKDLTLQYYHSNLQDYYKQNFFGLVHVLPIGTNQSFKTDIRYFDSSSDGKNGEAGYRFNNNGGYARNPGEVDNKTWSAMFTYTLGGNAFLLGHQRVNDDGGFVYLNQGNVVDGNGRPEGAGGTSFYLFTDAMVNGFVRAGENTTFGQYSYDFAGLGVPGLKASIAYLHGENIKATNGTGSDMSEWERDMRIDYTVQEGVLKGFGVTLRNGVYRGSQINIADQDQTRLIFNYTYSFL; encoded by the coding sequence ATGAATAAGTCCACCTTGGCCGTGGCTGTGGCCTTTGGGGTATTGGCGCAGCAGGCAGGTGCCGCGGGTTTCATCGAAGACAGCAAGGCTTCCCTGAGCTCCCGCACCATGTACTACAACAACGATAACCGTGATGGCGGCGCCGATCAGAAAGAGACCGCGCAGGGCTTCAAGTTCGATTACCTCTCCGGTTTCACTCAGGGCACGGTCGGGTTTGGTCTGGATGTGCAGGCGATCAGCGGCATTCACCTGGATGGTGGACGTGGGCACCACCCGGACAGCAACACGTTCTCCCCAAGTGATTCCGACGGCTCGGCAACACATTCCTGGAGCCGCATAGCGGGTAACGTCAAGGCACGTCTGTCCAAGACCGAAGCTCACTTGGGTGGTGCTCTGCAACCTAACTTGCCGATTCTGGTCGCGAACGATAGCCGCCTGCTGCCTCAAACCTTCGAGGGTGGCACGGTCACCTCCAAGGAAATCGATAACGTCACCTTCAACGCCGGTCAGCTCGAGCATGCAGTGGGTCGTGCCTCGACAAACAGCACTGGCCTGGCAGTGGCTGGTGGTACGCAGGACAGCAATCAGTTCCGCTATGCAGGCGCCGACTGGAAGGTCACCAAAGACCTGACCCTGCAGTACTACCACTCCAACCTGCAGGATTATTACAAGCAGAACTTCTTCGGCCTGGTGCATGTTCTTCCGATCGGCACCAACCAGTCGTTCAAGACCGATATCCGCTATTTTGACAGCAGCTCCGATGGCAAGAACGGGGAGGCAGGCTACCGCTTCAATAACAACGGTGGTTATGCCAGGAACCCGGGCGAGGTCGATAACAAGACCTGGAGCGCCATGTTCACATACACCTTGGGTGGCAACGCGTTCTTGCTCGGCCATCAACGCGTCAACGATGACGGTGGTTTCGTCTACTTGAACCAAGGCAACGTGGTGGATGGCAACGGTCGTCCCGAAGGTGCCGGTGGGACCAGTTTCTATTTGTTCACTGACGCCATGGTTAACGGCTTTGTCCGTGCCGGTGAAAACACCACCTTCGGACAGTATTCCTATGACTTCGCAGGTCTGGGCGTACCGGGCCTCAAAGCCTCGATCGCTTATCTGCATGGCGAAAACATCAAGGCAACGAACGGTACCGGTAGCGACATGTCCGAGTGGGAGCGAGACATGCGTATTGATTACACCGTTCAAGAGGGCGTACTCAAAGGCTTCGGCGTGACACTGCGCAATGGTGTTTATCGTGGCAGCCAGATCAATATTGCCGATCAGGATCAGACCCGTCTGATCTTCAACTACACCTATAGCTTCCTGTAA
- the argA gene encoding amino-acid N-acetyltransferase, with translation MPEYVNWLRHASPYINAHRDCTFVVMLPGDGVEHPNFGNIVHDIVLLHSLGVRLVLVHGSRPQIETRLAARGLTPHYHHGMRITDAATLECVIDAVGQLRIAIEARLSMDMASSPMQGSRLRVASGNLVTARPIGVLEGVDYHHTGEVRRVDRKGINRLLDERSIVLLSPLGYSPTGEIFNLACEDVATRAAIDLGADKLLLFGADPGLIDENGKLVRELRPQQVPAHLQRLGSNYQAELLDAAAEACRGGVARSHIVSYAEDGALLTELFTRDGGGTLVAQEQFELVREAAIEDVGGLLDLISPLEEQGILVRRSREVLEREIEQFSVVEREGMIIACAALYQIADSDAGELACLAVNPEYRHGGRGDELLERIETRARAQGLKTLFVLTTRTAHWFRERGFEPSSVERLPAARASLYNYQRNSKIFEKTL, from the coding sequence ATGCCCGAATACGTCAATTGGCTTCGCCACGCGTCTCCCTATATCAATGCTCACCGCGATTGCACCTTCGTCGTCATGCTTCCGGGCGACGGCGTCGAGCATCCGAATTTCGGCAATATCGTCCACGACATCGTGCTGCTGCACAGCCTCGGCGTGCGGCTGGTGCTGGTTCATGGTTCTCGCCCACAGATTGAGACCCGTCTCGCCGCCCGCGGCCTGACCCCGCACTACCACCACGGCATGCGCATCACTGATGCCGCGACGCTGGAGTGCGTGATCGACGCGGTCGGCCAGCTGCGCATCGCCATCGAAGCGCGGCTGTCGATGGACATGGCTTCGTCGCCGATGCAGGGCTCGCGTCTGCGGGTGGCCAGCGGCAACCTCGTGACGGCACGGCCGATCGGCGTGCTGGAAGGTGTCGACTATCACCACACCGGCGAAGTGCGCCGGGTCGACCGCAAGGGCATCAACCGCCTGCTTGACGAGCGCTCCATCGTGCTGCTGTCGCCGCTGGGCTATTCGCCGACCGGTGAAATCTTCAACCTGGCCTGTGAAGACGTGGCGACCCGTGCTGCGATCGATCTGGGTGCCGACAAGCTGCTGCTGTTCGGTGCCGACCCCGGTCTGATCGACGAAAACGGCAAACTGGTGCGTGAGCTGCGCCCGCAACAGGTGCCGGCGCACTTGCAGCGTCTGGGCAGCAACTATCAGGCGGAACTGCTGGATGCTGCCGCCGAAGCCTGTCGTGGCGGCGTGGCGCGCAGCCATATCGTCAGTTATGCGGAGGACGGTGCGCTGCTGACCGAACTGTTCACCCGTGACGGTGGCGGTACGCTGGTGGCCCAGGAGCAATTCGAACTGGTGCGCGAGGCGGCTATTGAAGATGTCGGCGGCTTGCTCGATCTGATCAGCCCGCTGGAGGAGCAGGGGATTCTGGTGCGTCGGTCCCGTGAGGTGCTGGAGCGTGAAATCGAGCAGTTCAGCGTGGTCGAGCGTGAAGGAATGATCATCGCCTGTGCGGCGCTGTATCAGATTGCCGATTCGGATGCCGGCGAGCTGGCGTGCCTGGCGGTGAATCCCGAGTATCGCCATGGCGGTCGTGGCGACGAACTGCTCGAGCGCATCGAAACCCGCGCCCGGGCGCAGGGTCTGAAGACCCTGTTCGTCCTCACCACCCGCACGGCCCACTGGTTCCGCGAGCGCGGTTTCGAACCGAGCAGCGTCGAGCGCCTGCCGGCGGCGCGGGCTTCGCTCTATAACTATCAGCGCAATTCGAAGATCTTCGAAAAGACGCTTTGA
- the argE gene encoding acetylornithine deacetylase, with the protein MPLPSMQDQFAALIAAPSVSCTQPGLDQSNRAVIDLLAGWLCDLGFACDIQQVSPGKFNLLASFGSGPGGLVLAGHSDTVPYDDVLWKTDPLKLTEVDGRWVGLGSCDMKGFFALIIEAVQPLLDQPFKQPLLILATCDEESSMSGARALAEAGRPLGRAAVIGEPTGLKPIRMHKGIMMERIDILGQSGHSSDPRLGHSALEAMHDAIGELRGLRLLWQREFNNPQFSVPQPTMNFGCIHGGDNPNRICGQCSLEFDLRPLPGMDPKVLRSEILHRLNPVAERHQVKIDYAPLFPEVPPFEQAEDAELVRIAEKLTGHAAEAVAFGTEAPYLQRLGCETIVLGPGDIACAHQPDEYLEMSRLQPTVHLLRQLIEHYCLKAV; encoded by the coding sequence ATGCCTTTGCCGTCCATGCAAGACCAGTTCGCTGCACTGATCGCCGCGCCGTCGGTCAGTTGCACCCAGCCGGGCCTCGATCAGTCCAACCGGGCGGTGATCGACCTGCTCGCGGGCTGGCTCTGCGACCTCGGTTTCGCTTGCGACATCCAGCAGGTCAGCCCCGGCAAATTCAACCTGCTCGCCAGTTTCGGCAGCGGCCCCGGCGGGCTGGTGCTGGCCGGGCACAGCGACACGGTGCCGTACGACGATGTGCTGTGGAAAACCGACCCGCTGAAACTCACCGAAGTCGATGGCCGCTGGGTCGGCCTCGGCAGTTGCGACATGAAGGGCTTTTTCGCCCTGATCATCGAAGCCGTGCAACCGCTGCTCGACCAGCCGTTCAAGCAACCGCTGCTGATCCTTGCCACCTGCGATGAAGAAAGTTCGATGTCCGGTGCCCGGGCGCTGGCTGAAGCAGGGCGGCCGCTGGGCCGGGCGGCGGTGATCGGCGAGCCGACCGGGCTCAAGCCGATCCGCATGCACAAGGGCATCATGATGGAGCGCATCGATATCCTCGGGCAGAGCGGCCATTCGTCGGATCCGCGTCTGGGACACAGCGCTCTCGAAGCAATGCACGACGCCATCGGCGAACTGCGCGGCCTGCGCCTGTTGTGGCAGCGCGAATTCAACAACCCGCAGTTCAGCGTGCCGCAGCCGACCATGAACTTCGGCTGTATCCACGGTGGCGACAACCCCAACCGCATCTGCGGCCAGTGTTCGCTGGAATTCGACCTGCGGCCGCTGCCGGGGATGGACCCCAAGGTCTTGCGCAGCGAGATTCTGCACAGGCTCAATCCGGTCGCCGAACGCCATCAGGTGAAGATCGATTACGCACCGCTGTTTCCCGAAGTGCCGCCGTTCGAGCAGGCCGAAGACGCGGAACTGGTGCGAATTGCCGAAAAACTCACCGGCCACGCGGCCGAAGCGGTAGCGTTCGGCACCGAAGCGCCTTATCTTCAGCGCCTTGGCTGCGAAACCATCGTCCTCGGCCCCGGCGACATCGCTTGTGCGCACCAGCCGGACGAGTACCTCGAAATGTCACGTTTGCAGCCTACCGTGCATCTATTGCGGCAGTTGATCGAACATTACTGTCTCAAAGCTGTATAA
- a CDS encoding inorganic triphosphatase yields MQKETEIKLRVSRETLAALREHPLLKKRNKSGWERRELMNQYFDTPERDLARAKVALRLRKDGEEVIQTLKTRGQSVAGLSERNEYDWHLPKAKLDVKKLDGECWPESLAELDKKTLKPIFTTDFVRERAEIAWGRGKTKVVIEAALDLGHVVVGKQKEEICELELELREGEPAALLELAAELAETLALMPCDISKAERGYRLYDANSYSLSLPAPAITAETPLDDAFAALAWHLLGSSQRLAEQYRFNGHWRLLQDWVENLAEMRALLSSLGQAAPRQSTHDLRVALDALLEDWRPLVQVGIEDEDVRKAAPEQFLEELEDPRWGLFSLNASRWLLARTWTADRNTRGNRQGAAQLQSWLPRLLGEEATSLQLQRYQQQPEDLAEQLPRIERIQVWLHHARNVLDIPEMDRLYGELNKLAQLANEPTITDELLDARKHQAIAVYQNRAWKMLLRM; encoded by the coding sequence ATGCAGAAAGAAACCGAAATCAAACTCCGCGTCAGCCGCGAAACCCTCGCCGCCCTGCGCGAGCACCCTCTCCTGAAAAAACGCAACAAAAGTGGCTGGGAACGCCGTGAGTTGATGAATCAATACTTCGACACGCCCGAGCGTGACCTGGCCCGGGCCAAAGTTGCCCTGCGCCTGCGCAAGGACGGTGAAGAAGTGATTCAGACCCTCAAGACCCGTGGCCAGAGCGTCGCCGGCCTGTCCGAGCGTAACGAGTACGACTGGCACCTGCCCAAAGCCAAGCTCGACGTGAAGAAACTCGACGGCGAGTGCTGGCCCGAGTCCCTTGCCGAGCTGGACAAGAAAACCCTGAAGCCGATCTTCACCACCGATTTCGTCCGCGAACGCGCCGAAATCGCCTGGGGCCGTGGCAAGACCAAAGTGGTCATCGAAGCCGCGCTGGACCTGGGCCACGTGGTGGTCGGCAAGCAGAAAGAAGAAATCTGCGAGCTGGAACTGGAACTGCGCGAAGGCGAACCTGCCGCGCTGCTGGAACTGGCCGCCGAACTGGCCGAAACCCTGGCCCTGATGCCGTGCGACATCAGCAAGGCCGAGCGCGGTTATCGCCTGTACGACGCCAACAGCTACTCGCTGAGCCTGCCGGCGCCGGCCATTACCGCCGAAACACCGCTGGACGACGCCTTCGCCGCCCTGGCCTGGCACTTGCTCGGCAGCAGTCAACGTCTGGCCGAACAGTATCGTTTCAACGGTCACTGGCGCCTGCTGCAGGACTGGGTCGAGAACCTTGCGGAAATGCGCGCCCTGCTGAGCAGCCTTGGCCAGGCTGCGCCCCGTCAGTCGACCCACGACTTGCGCGTTGCGCTGGATGCACTGCTGGAAGACTGGCGCCCGCTGGTACAGGTCGGCATCGAAGACGAAGACGTGCGCAAAGCCGCGCCGGAGCAGTTCCTCGAAGAACTGGAAGACCCGCGCTGGGGCCTGTTCTCGCTGAACGCTTCGCGCTGGTTGCTGGCCCGCACCTGGACGGCAGACCGCAACACCCGTGGCAATCGCCAGGGTGCCGCGCAGTTGCAAAGCTGGCTGCCGCGCCTGCTGGGCGAAGAAGCCACTTCGCTGCAATTGCAGCGTTATCAGCAGCAACCGGAAGATCTGGCCGAGCAACTGCCGCGCATCGAGCGCATCCAGGTCTGGCTGCACCACGCGCGCAACGTGCTGGACATCCCGGAAATGGATCGTCTGTACGGCGAGCTGAACAAACTGGCGCAACTGGCCAACGAGCCGACCATCACTGACGAACTGCTCGATGCACGCAAGCATCAGGCGATTGCGGTGTACCAGAATCGCGCCTGGAAAATGCTGCTGCGCATGTAA
- a CDS encoding Lrp/AsnC family transcriptional regulator: MHSELDGYDRRILALLQEDASLSSAQIAEQVGLSQSPCWRRIQRMKEEGIIRGQVTLLDRKKIGLNTQIFAEIKLNAHGRSNFTEFTEAIRGFPEVLECYVLMGAVDFLLRIVAADIEAYERFFFEKLSLVPGIQEVNSIVALSEIKSTTSLPVLR, encoded by the coding sequence ATGCACAGTGAGCTGGACGGTTACGACCGACGCATTCTCGCGTTGCTGCAAGAGGACGCTTCCCTGTCCAGCGCACAGATTGCCGAACAGGTCGGCCTGTCGCAGTCGCCCTGCTGGCGGCGAATTCAGCGAATGAAGGAGGAGGGGATCATTCGTGGTCAGGTGACCTTGCTCGATCGCAAGAAAATCGGCCTGAACACGCAGATCTTCGCCGAGATCAAACTCAACGCCCACGGCCGTTCGAACTTCACTGAATTCACCGAGGCGATTCGCGGCTTTCCCGAAGTGCTGGAGTGTTATGTGCTGATGGGGGCGGTGGATTTCCTGCTGCGGATCGTCGCGGCGGATATCGAGGCGTATGAGCGATTCTTCTTCGAGAAGCTGTCGCTGGTGCCGGGGATTCAGGAAGTGAATTCGATTGTGGCGTTGTCGGAGATCAAGTCGACGACGAGCCTGCCGGTACTGCGCTGA